Part of the Juglans regia cultivar Chandler chromosome 14, Walnut 2.0, whole genome shotgun sequence genome, ttccaaagtgggagtgggtgcaccagaaacagaaaagttggttcCAACCCGAACAGAGACCTCAGTTTTACACttgtggtaaggtcagaatggaacagaaGCATAAACATCATGTTATGccagatgtttttagaaaatacatcatatcatatcagagtactaaacatcttcagaacatgatagaatcagatcacaaaacataaatttatgcacaaaatttcatattcgctctattttgcacagttcaaaaacaaaatgcaaaatagctcatgtctacaccagtcatgctagaaaatactttattcttaaacagaatctcatgagtgatgtagaataaataactgaggtaattcaaatctcttttcataacaaaacatgcatattttcaaaaatcaacctcagtccattttatttttatacaaagtctagcataagaaccccgcttacctggacattttaatttttttgaattttctcacAACAGTGCCAACGGAAAAGAAAATcgatcgtcacctataagatagtCACGCGTAActtttgtaaattttcaattgaacacaTATTTCGGAATCaacacttgagttctacaaaatCTAAATTTTCCTATTGTCTAAAAATCCTCCAAAccataaaatatcatcactctCCAAACTACTTTAAAAACACCTAAAATACCTGCAACTTGCAACTTCCAACATCTAACTTCTagtcttattaaaaaaaatcattataaattacaaatacTGGGTCACTTACTAAGAGGGGCATACATGTAATTTACTTATAAGGGGCTTAACGTCTCCACAAGTGAAGTGGAGGAGAGTGACTTACACACGGGCAGTGTATGTATGCTATGTGCATTGTGGGTTCGGCCATGAATCTCCGATATGGTTGAGTGATAGTGGTTGTCCCGGTCGGCAGAGCGTAAGAGGGGAACTTGGAGGGGTGGAGAACCGGGCATGGTGGTTGGCCCCACGTGCGATGGCTTCTACGTGAAACCTCGTGGCCTGGGTTGTGTCCAGTACAGTGCAGCATGGAGGAGCAAGAAAAATCACTCTGCTTATCTTCCTATAAACAGGGCCATGGTGGCTTCCAGTGGTGGTCACAGGGGAGGTTCTAGGTGGTGAGAGCAACTTGTATCCAATGGTGTCGCTTGGTGGTGCATGGTGACAGAGGGAAGAGGTGTTCGGGATACTCTATTTTTGGTATAGAAAACAGAGTATTCCAAAGGGTTGGGAATGATACATGGCTGGGCTATGGTAGCTTACAGTTTCACAAGGGGCTAGGCAATGGCCAAAGGCTTTCGTCTTGCAGGGGAAACTCGCACAGGGGTGGTTTCCCTTTGGGTCTTGTAGGGGAAACTCGCACAGGGGTGGTTTCCCTTTGGCTGAGTGCACACGAGTGTGGGTTTTTGTGATGGCGAGGTCGTGCAACTAGGCTGCAAGTAAGGTCTaacgccgtgggtgtggaggtgCAGAGACAGCGACGGTGACTGCATGGAGGTTGTGGAAGGTGGCAGCTTGTGGTGGACGATGGTTTGTGGATAGAGCTACTTctgtgcgtgcatgggtggaGACTACCGTGGGAGTTTTGTGGCAACTATAGGCTTGGTAAACTAACATGCAGgtacgtatgtatatatatatttattggcgatagaaaaaccctagagaaatgagggagatgTGTGTGGGAGTGGAATCATGTGTGGCAGTGAAAATGATCATAAAACGGATATTTGGTTTTCATGGTTTAAAAACAAACGGGTGTGAGCTTGGGTCTTGGGTTTTTTCTTGAGTCATGGGTCTAGactcaatttctaaaaataattcaacttgtTCTAGAAATTTATCGTCTCAATTCTCACTTTGGCCCTTTAGAAAAACAACCTAATTGTCAAGCTGAATAAAATCATAATCTgccaaaacaaagattttaggcccgtaatcaattaaaaaaatactttaaaaaaagtaactaAGCTCTTCATGCGTAtaagttcaaaaacaaaatttttatagaaCGGCTTGTTGCTGGACCCGGGTGTTACACCCGCATCAGTTTGGATTCACATCATCTAGCCAAGGACTATCTTTTATAACTTAATATCCCAATATTAGTTTGTAATTTCACCAAACTTCAAGAACCTATAGTCTAAGTTGAACGGTGGAATTATAATCATACTCGACCTCATCTATTCATACCCCAAAGTTCTGAAAAGGGACTGATTTCTTATTTCATTAATCAAAGATAAGAATTTGAATGGTGGCAACGTACAattgatggaaaaaaataaaataaaatgatatatcataaggagaggaaaataaaatgagaggcCATAAAATTGCATCTACCGGTAATGCTCGTCATCCTTAGGGCTtgcccatgggaacaaggccagcCTTAAGAGCTTGAATGGTGGAAACATCAGTCTTGAAGGATTTAGCCAACACATTATCGTCAATGCCAGTGATGAACAAGGTATTGGGAATTGAAACAGTTCCAGCATTTGCACTCCCAAAAGCTGAAATTGCTAAAGCAGATGTTTGCGCAACATTGTACTGAAAGTGCACTAGTCCTTTAGGAAACACAAACATATCACCTGCTTGAAGTGTTTGTGTAAAGAGCTTGTTGGTTGTATCAACAAACCCAACCTGAAGAGAACCTTGAAGAAGGAAAAGGAGCTCAGCTGAGCGAGGATGGGTGTGTGGTGGATTGGTTGTGCCATTTGCAAACTGCAATACAGCATAAGAAACACTCTGTCCGTTGAGTGCTGGGAATTCAACCATGCTTGCTTTCAACACTTTAAAGGTCGTGAGAGGGCCTGACTCGATAAAGGAACGCAAGCCAGTAAATGTGAAAAAGCTTCCATCAACGGTAGTGGCATTTGGAGGGGTTATAAAGTCAGTGAGGATGTTTGGATCTCCGGCTACTGCCATTCCAATGATGGCAAATGAAGAAACTAGCAGTGAGAAGAATTTCATGGAGAAAGTTTTAAAGGCCATCGAAAGAGAAGTTGATCAGCTAAGAGCTATTGTCTTTCAATGAAGGTTAATGTCATGGAATGAGCAGCTTTGACTCAGAGAAGGCTATATTTATAGGGGATAATTGGTTACCCGTATAGAATCTCCATGGAAGTCGGCACGGTTTGTAATCATTGACCAATGATCGATCTGCAGGCCTCTTGGGTGAGTATTAGACGGAAACTACAAAGCAATTCTTCTCGTAGTCATGGcagtaatattatgattgttatGCGATATATAGCTAAATGacatactaaattaattactacgTATTGCCTTGGGTCTTAGCCTCTTAGGCCGGTCCTATTTTCAGTACTTGGGGTTTTAATGAATGTacgtactgcatgcatgcaacctAAAGCGGTTCTCCTACacaactaatataaaataattacctTTTTATAAGACTGCATTGGAACTTCCATCTGTCTTTGAAggagaacaagaaaagaaaacagctTTGTTAACATCTACGTACTCCCAGCTGGGATTCGTCTATGATCaaccaatttatatatatatatacacataaccAGAGAACCCATACTCACCAAATAAAAGCCGAgtctttttcttgtatacacAGACTCTCCTTTTTAAGTGTGATCATCAAGAAATGGCCTCGGCATTGCTAAAGTATTCAGTTTTTACCCTTCTAGCTGTCTTTGCTACTTTTTGGGTAGCAAAAGCAAGTGATCCAAATATCTTATCCGACTTTATAGCCCCGGCAAATTCTACAAGCGTGGATGGAAACTACTTCACGTTCAATGGACTGCGTGGGATATTTTCCCAAACCCCACCAAATTTCAAGGTTACAAAAGCTAGCATGGTCGAATTCCCAGCTCTAAATGGCCAAAGTGTCTCCATTGCCGTTCTCCAGTTCCCTACAGGTGGCGTTAACCCGCCTCACACACATCCACGCTCTGCAGAgcttctgtttctggtgcaagGCAGTCTTGAGGTTGGTTTCATAGATACCACCAACAAACTTTACAATCAGACACTCCAAGTTGGGGACATGTTCATATTTCCTAAGGGACTCGTACACTTCCAATACAATGCGGACGCGGCCAACAGAACTGCCACAGCTATATCTGCTTTCGGTAGTGCAAATGCTGGAACCAGTTCAATCCCTGCTACTGTTTTCACTACTGGCATTGATGATGCAATCCTTGCCAAGGCTTTCAAAACTGATACCGCTACAATTCAAAACATCAAGGTCGGCCTTGCTCCCAAGGCCTAATACCTGATCAAAAGTACTCCATAtgcttttcattattttttatataacagAATAAAATAAGACTTAAATATTGGAATATTATTTGTGATTTCTATTGTAACAAGttgatttgattatatattacattgacTAAATGTATGCTCCAGCATATATGCAATTAATTAGcagtattttgaaatttaattacatgaattaattaagatgattttcAAAGTTACATGGAGcatttaaaactatatatatatatatcactatagtacGTACAGCTTTGATTCcatttcaacaaaatatataaagattatAAAACAACTTTGGTCCTCAAACTCAAAATGGTCGTTATAACCATAAGATGATCAGTTCAacccaattaatttaaaaatgacttAATTTATTCATGTACTTTAATTTCTTAGGGGACAAAAGCATGCAAGTCATGTAGTACTTATATATGTGTACTATAAGCTAAtgtctattatttacaaatttttcttatcaaatatctcaaatatatataacccCATTATACCTTTCATTTGGGTTCCCTCCCCAAGATGAAGGCCAAGGATGCACTattaaatatctatataaaaagcTACAAAACAAACTCCATGCCATACATGCATATAATTTCAtcgaaattataaattatcgaCCACCAAGCTAGTACAGCGCGCGACAATACTTTATATATTACACATGTCaactgtctctctctcctctctctctctctctctctctaaaaaattcCCCCCTACTCTCTAAAACAAAAGcatcacactacaagaaatctgacatttttcagcgattttaaaatcgtcgcaaaaaaaaaaaaaaaaaaaaaatcgcttcAAATTGAAGTTATTTCTGGCAATTTTCAAGTCGCCGCTTAATTTTCGGTGCGAAGTTGGGAAATCATGGAggaaaaatgtacaaattacTTTTTGTGGCGACATTTGtaccttttgcggcgatttatgtCGTCGCAACAATGTTGTATTAACTGTAGCCTCATTAAATTTCcgtcaattaaataaaatcgccacaatatatactatttgcggcgaacatTGTCGCTGTAAAAACAAATACGTCCATTTAAACTTATTAGCGGCGAGTCAAAAGCGCCGGAAAagctcattaaatttaaaaccccAGCATTAGGTTTTCGCCTCATTTCATTCCCTCCAGTCGTCTCTCCCCCTTCACCCTTTCTCTACCcagtccctcttctctctcaagCCTCCGCCGTGCACAGCCCTTCGCCAACGGCCCCAGCACGCCACCGCGACCTCACCTCGAcagccaccccctccttctcccccagcccccatGCCAATCTCTTtctggcctcacctctctctctctctctctctgatttctctatatcgccgtCACTGGGGGTGCCGTTCGCAACCACCCACACCTCGACACCGTCGCCAGTTCTCCGTCGAAGCCCCTTCTCCTCTACCCCTAACCCAGCAGCCTGAGGccctcccttgctctgtttgcaACCCACTGCCACCAAATGAGGAGGAGGCATGGGGAGTAGGGCAGATGAGGCAACTGAGGCTTGCCAATTTTATTGGGTATTGCTGTGATGGAGATGAGAGGCTGCTGGTTGCTGAGCCTAATGATACTCTTGCGGAGCATTTGTTTCACTATATGTACCGTTTCTAGCatgggttcttttttttttaattcttgattTATTGTTTTAGCTATGGCCTGTGTATCCAAGAAGAAATTCTTATTAGTTCTTAGGTTGCTCTGATTCAGATCGTCTCTTAAGCTTGTCCTTTGTGTTAAGATTTTCTTTGAATCTTAAAACTCATTTGTGAGCTTTCCATATTTGATTggcttcaatatttttttctgttcgGTTAATGGGATTGTTTGCTGTGGAACTTGGATAGTTTTTATGACATTGATAAGTCTAGTATACCAGTTTCATGTTTTATGAGTTCCACAAGTAGTAAACTCAGATGGCCATCGGTACAGAGGAAATTGTTGTCCACAGAATTCTGAGAGATGATTAACAGGtgaacctttttcaaattcaccaTTTTTAGTGCAACTTTTTGCTATTCTCTATTAATCCTTTATCATTGAGTTGAATGAGCTTTATCATTGGGTTCCTTTGGTAGATTCAAACCTTGTTTATGCTTTACAAATGTGTGTGCATTATTTGTCATGCATTTATTCATGACCTTAGACATTTATATCCATTGTTTCAAGAAGTATATTTCAAGTCTTAAATCTGCTAGAGCTGGCAAAATAGGGCCCCTCATTgatgaattatttgttatttggcTTGGTTTCTTACATATCAGTTTTTACATCTCAGATATTTTACTTGCTTGGTGACACTTGTTATTAGTTTTTACATCATTTGTAAGTTTGGTTTTTTGCTTCCCACTTGTGCAATTGCttttttgagcaagaacatACAATTTTTGCTTAGAGCtggttttggttgaaatttgagTTCACTTGATACTTCTCATGtcacctcttgaggttgagatggagggatggaataaaggaagagaaaatgaaaaataagaagttgaaatgttaagagaacaGAGAATACTAAAAATTGATTTATTGCTGAATTATTTCCTCTGCTGCAGGCGacatttattttctactttGCTTCAGTTTGGGCTCAGTTATCTAGCTATTGACCAACTTTAATCATGAGCATATGAGGGGATTCAATGGTGGAGTCTTATGtaggaagaaatgaagaaattctGAGGAGACCATAAGCAAACAGTAAGAGAATTCACCATAGATTCTGACACTGAGTTGTGTAGATCTTTCTGTTTTCTTACTATTAGGAATACCTAATGACCTTAAAATCTCAATATGTGACATTAGAAAAACCTTCATAGAAACCACGAAAACTATAGTGAAGTCTATAGAAAAAGGAGGAAGCTTGAAGGTTAGAGAAACAACTTAAACTAGTTCAAGTTTGAGGTGAAAAAAACAACTGTCATCTATAGCGACGCTGTTTCTGGTTTGATTTAGTTGCTGTAAATCAGTCCCATTAATGGCTTGGTGCTTTTATGGAGTTGTAGAATCATTTGGAATTACTTGTCTTAATTACTTGTCTCATCATTCCCGTGAATTTCCCAACCACTATATTATTTAGCAAGGTTAGCCATGCCTTAGCCGCCGGCTGCACTATGGTCGTCAAGCCCACTGAGCAAACACCGCTTTCAGCTCTTTACTATGCTCATCTTGCTAAGCTGGTATGTTCCCATTTAGAAGAATCAatcgatgcatgcatggttgtaACTAATATGCCATATATtccttattttttcttcattttttctccTTATACATTTTGTAATAactttcttaatggttaaggctGGTATCCCAAATGGAGTTCTAAATGTTGTCACGGGATTTGGACCGACTGTTGGTACTGCCATTAGCTCTCATATGGACATTGATGGGGTAgttttttagtatttaattactttgatatatattttttaattattaaatattttggaaaagtcTAGGGCCACTTCTATATTACTTCAGTTGCatcttcaatatatattaatctagtaCTTGTTCTCATTTTTTAGGTCAATTTAACTGGTTGCACGAAAATAGGATGTGAAATAATGCAGGTTGCAGAATcctttaatctttttattttatcttcattttagatttaTTGCATTTTAATTGGAAAACtaataaagaaatttcataaagaAACTAATTAGAAAACCAAGTTCTGTTCTCACAATCTCATAAAGAAATTTCTCCTTTATTTGGATTGAATGAACATATTTGATTGTATTTGgcttattttgttatatgtttcttatcaaactttttaaatcttaGGTGAAAAGGCTTCTTTATGATGAAACATTGGTCCTGAATGAGCATCATAAAAGAAAGTTGCAGGATGAATTTGGTAAGGACAAGtagcatttgatttttttctcttcctctgttcAACTCAAATATACTTAAGCATATGAACTTATATGTTTGTTATTTCAGATTTTGTAATCCCATTGTGTGTTTCTTATAGaacttttttgtttattttttaagtaagaagattttattaataagtgcAATAGTGAACCCCCACACACAAGTTGAGTTTGGTGTGGTAGAGTTTGATGTGCCAACCTATTTGCTTATACAGAATGTGGTACTGTACTGGTCATATTGCCaaaaaatattctgaaaagaaaaatatgtggagcattaaaaaaaaaggtgttgcAGCTAAAAGGATTTCTGGAGTGGATCCCATCAAACAAATAACCAAGAGATGCATCCAAATTGTCAAAAACATAGAAGCTGACCTTAGTGGATGTGTATTATGCATGTAAATGATTACTCTCTGTCTTGTTCAGAAATCAATTAGAGCTAATGGGTCATGTCATTCTCTTCATTGTgctatttgtgtgtgtgtgtgtgtgtgtgtgtgtgtgtgtatcttGTAAATCAAGGAGTTAAAACCTTAAGTAAGGCATGTAAGCTTGTTGGGTTTTTGTGCTCCCTTCAGACAAGCATATAGTCCATTATGACTAGTTCTTAGAGATATTCAGATTGAAGAACAACTCAAGTAACCCCAGTAgataagcaaataaaatcagatgttaaatacaaagtaaccatgccaaaaagtttaatatataaactgGACTAATAGCTTTGTAATGTCATATTTTCAATGACATTACCATTTACATGTAAACTTGTTGCAAGCTAAATTTGAGACTTCATTTGTCAATGTGTATGTGATAGTTGATGTTATTCAATGCATAAAGTCATATATGCAGTATATTCGTAAGTGATAATTGAACATCACTTATTAAATTCCAATGCAATTCACATTTTCACCCTCACTACCTCCACTTCTTTATGGTTTCTtcccatataatttttttttttatgttattgtcTTGTGTAAatgttcttattttatttttcatgcttgAATCTTTAACTTAAATCTTCATTTGAGTATTTATTTTCGTTGATAATCCAACTTGGGTATAGTTCATCTctatttttgtgctttttttttcttttttgaaaaaccaTTTCAAGCGAGTAAATATTGCCGGAAATACTTTTTTTTcgtcaatttaacttttttctagCGAATtttaatcgccggaaataatatattttggcgACGGGACTACAATATAGCAACGATAATTTTTAATCACTGGGAAAAATAATTagtcttttgcggcgattttatcaCCTTTTGCGACGATATATATATCGctgcaattattttttctcaacgatttaatAAGTGAATGGAATGGCTATTTTCGTCGATTTTTTGGACAAATGCAATGCAGAAAAATCGCTAGAAATAGTAGCTTTGTGACGATTTTTTCCTATAGCTGAAATTAATCAAAAAACTCACTTTAATTTCATCGAATATGCAGCGAATTAAATATCGCCGAAAATGCTCAAATGCAGCGATTAATAGAGGTATTTGCTACAATTTTGAGCGTTGGAAAAAacctaatttcttgtagtgtcatcTTTCACCACCGGTGGAGTAGCTTAGGCTCCTCCCTGCAGCTTGCCCTCCCCGGCCCCTTCCCCTCTTCTCCTCCCCTTATCCCTTTCTTGTCCATAAATTATCTATGgctttttctcttattttctctttcatctagGTCGAAAATGATCATAAGTCTATGGCATTAGGTACCATGCATCAAATTAACGACAATATGCTCCCATTAATCCCTAAGCTCCCATGCCGTCTATCCTCAAGATCAAGATGTTAATTAGATACATCCCTCTAGTGCCCCTTGATCATCTCGTACCTCTATTTTAGTTGAGTTAGTTTATTATTGAGCCGGTGTATCCAACACACCACTCATAttacttaaaattttaaattttattttttaaattaaattatatgatataaaCACGTTATTAAATATGCTATACATACCAGTATAATAataggattttttattttagttcagttaaagttttttgtttaaaaagaaaactcgGGAAGCCCATCTTTATAAACCCATATCTTCATGCAATATCATTAAGGAGGTCACCGTCAGCCCATAGCTTATTAATTACATGATCATGAGCTGCTAAAGCTTATTGTGCCAAAAAATAGAGGCTAttgtttttttatcaatcttCTTTGATCATAAAGAAAAGTAATCAAATAGTACAAGTCAATACTGattaaaataaatgcaaaatatgtatttatagcggcaaaagaaatagaaaaaatcaacaaagacCAGAAAAAATGAAACAGATCAACAGAAATGAAAGCCAAAACCAGCTCGTTAACATGATTAACTCATGATATCATCGATCGCATCACGAGAAGGATAGGGATTGTTAATTAATAACACtgcatgattttcttatttctccTTCTGTGCCAGTAAGGACTTGGATTGCTCCCATCTTG contains:
- the LOC108998934 gene encoding germin-like protein 9-3, giving the protein MAFKTFSMKFFSLLVSSFAIIGMAVAGDPNILTDFITPPNATTVDGSFFTFTGLRSFIESGPLTTFKVLKASMVEFPALNGQSVSYAVLQFANGTTNPPHTHPRSAELLFLLQGSLQVGFVDTTNKLFTQTLQAGDMFVFPKGLVHFQYNVAQTSALAISAFGSANAGTVSIPNTLFITGIDDNVLAKSFKTDVSTIQALKAGLVPMGKP
- the LOC108998942 gene encoding germin-like protein 9-3; the protein is MASALLKYSVFTLLAVFATFWVAKASDPNILSDFIAPANSTSVDGNYFTFNGLRGIFSQTPPNFKVTKASMVEFPALNGQSVSIAVLQFPTGGVNPPHTHPRSAELLFLVQGSLEVGFIDTTNKLYNQTLQVGDMFIFPKGLVHFQYNADAANRTATAISAFGSANAGTSSIPATVFTTGIDDAILAKAFKTDTATIQNIKVGLAPKA